In one window of Haloprofundus halophilus DNA:
- a CDS encoding SDR family oxidoreductase — MTVSFDFSDRVAVVTGASGALGSAVAEAFRDAGATVAACDVVEPSSDDARLDAGDGIEFYKADFTDEDAVSETMARIADDHGRIDYLANIAGTWRGGSPIEETEVDTFDFLFDVNLKTMFLASKHAIPHLKDEEGAIVSVSARSSLEGGEGDGIYRASKAGVRLLTETIAEENKGTVRANAVMPSVIDTPQNREMMEDADFDRWVKPEEIARVVMFLCSDGAAVTSGAAVPVYGEA; from the coding sequence ATGACAGTGAGCTTCGACTTCAGCGACAGAGTCGCCGTCGTCACCGGCGCGTCGGGTGCGCTCGGCAGCGCCGTCGCCGAGGCGTTCCGGGACGCGGGCGCGACCGTCGCCGCCTGCGACGTGGTGGAACCGAGCAGCGACGACGCCCGACTCGACGCCGGTGACGGCATCGAGTTCTACAAAGCCGACTTCACCGACGAAGACGCCGTCTCCGAGACGATGGCGCGAATCGCCGACGACCACGGTCGAATCGACTACCTCGCCAACATCGCGGGGACGTGGCGCGGCGGGTCGCCAATCGAGGAGACGGAGGTGGACACGTTCGACTTCCTCTTCGACGTGAACCTGAAGACGATGTTTCTGGCCTCGAAGCACGCGATTCCCCACCTGAAGGACGAGGAGGGTGCCATCGTCTCCGTCTCCGCGCGGTCGTCGCTCGAAGGCGGCGAGGGCGACGGCATCTACCGGGCGTCGAAGGCGGGCGTGCGACTCCTGACCGAGACCATCGCCGAGGAGAACAAGGGGACGGTGAGAGCGAACGCGGTGATGCCGAGCGTCATCGATACGCCGCAGAATCGGGAGATGATGGAGGACGCCGACTTCGACAGATGGGTGAAACCGGAGGAGATCGCGCGGGTCGTCATGTTCCTCTGTTCGGACGGTGCGGCGGTGACCAGCGGTGCGGCAGTGCCCGTCTACGGCGAGGCGTAG
- a CDS encoding sodium-dependent transporter, with the protein MPARETWATRLGFILAAVGSAVGLGNIWRFPFLTGEAGGSAFLVVYLLFIAVVGLPVLLVEFVIGRRSQRNPVNAFERLGKPAWTFIGAIGALAGFIILSYYSVVGGWVLQYIIGSVSGAYFGAPEEYFLSTASGTNAVIFHAVFMGLVAGVVALGIRDGLERAAKVMVPSVIVLLAILAAYGATLDSAGEAYSYYLSPDFAEISANIFSIIPDAAGQAFFTLSLGMGVMITYASYLGEDRNLLGDGLTVVAIDTFIAFLSGLVVFPFLFAQGTEPGSGGAGAVFISLAAAFGELPAGNVIGFVFFFMLGIAALTSAFSILEVVVSYAIDNFGVDRKVATVVIAGILFVVGIPTALDLTYLDTYDLFANNILLVLGGTLMAIFVGWAYAEDSLAELAQGRNGDGAFETYWIWMLRIPVILILLVTLALGTMDYIGFLQETYF; encoded by the coding sequence ATGCCTGCACGAGAAACCTGGGCCACACGGCTCGGATTCATCTTGGCAGCGGTCGGTAGCGCAGTGGGATTAGGTAACATTTGGCGCTTCCCCTTCCTGACGGGGGAAGCGGGTGGGTCGGCGTTCCTCGTCGTCTACCTGCTCTTTATCGCCGTCGTCGGACTACCGGTTCTCCTCGTGGAGTTCGTCATCGGGAGGCGGTCGCAGCGCAATCCGGTGAACGCCTTCGAACGGCTCGGGAAACCGGCGTGGACGTTCATCGGCGCGATCGGCGCGTTAGCCGGATTCATCATCCTCTCGTACTACAGCGTCGTCGGTGGGTGGGTGCTACAGTACATCATCGGGAGCGTCTCCGGGGCGTACTTCGGCGCACCCGAGGAGTACTTCCTCTCGACGGCGTCCGGAACGAACGCCGTCATTTTCCACGCCGTCTTCATGGGCCTCGTCGCCGGCGTCGTCGCACTCGGCATCCGCGACGGCCTCGAACGCGCGGCCAAGGTGATGGTTCCGAGTGTCATCGTGCTGCTCGCGATTCTCGCCGCCTACGGCGCGACGCTCGACTCGGCGGGCGAGGCGTACTCGTACTACCTCTCGCCGGACTTCGCCGAGATCTCCGCGAACATCTTCTCTATCATCCCCGACGCCGCCGGACAGGCGTTCTTCACCCTCTCGCTCGGGATGGGCGTGATGATTACCTACGCGTCCTACCTCGGCGAGGACCGCAATCTGCTCGGCGACGGACTGACCGTCGTCGCCATCGACACGTTCATCGCGTTCCTCTCCGGTCTCGTCGTCTTCCCGTTCCTGTTCGCGCAGGGTACAGAACCCGGCTCCGGCGGTGCCGGCGCGGTGTTCATCAGTCTCGCCGCGGCGTTCGGCGAACTGCCGGCCGGTAACGTCATCGGCTTCGTGTTCTTCTTCATGCTGGGCATCGCGGCGCTCACGAGCGCGTTCAGCATCCTCGAAGTCGTCGTCTCCTACGCCATCGACAACTTCGGCGTCGACCGGAAGGTAGCGACGGTCGTCATCGCGGGCATCCTGTTCGTCGTCGGCATCCCGACGGCGCTGGACCTCACGTACCTCGACACGTACGACCTGTTCGCCAACAACATCCTGCTCGTCCTCGGCGGCACGCTGATGGCCATCTTCGTCGGCTGGGCGTACGCGGAGGATTCGCTGGCGGAGCTCGCGCAGGGTCGCAACGGCGACGGCGCGTTCGAGACGTACTGGATCTGGATGCTCCGCATTCCGGTCATCCTCATCCTGCTCGTCACGCTGGCGCTGGGCACGATGGACTACATCGGCTTCCTGCAGGAAACGTACTTCTGA